A portion of the Blastopirellula sediminis genome contains these proteins:
- a CDS encoding RluA family pseudouridine synthase, translating into MPDSDSPLHEIVITAEQAGGRVDHYLASQFEGAGVSRGQIRKAMDAGRVTIDGIACKPAHKLSVGERLVYPTIEPRSDEQVGSKVALDILFQDDRIAVINKPAGMITHPAKGQWKGTLTEALRGNFAQLSSSGGPTRPGIVHRLDRDTSGVILIAKDDEAHEFLKKQFQDRSTEKEYFAIVIGVPDRDRDMINEPIGPHPRIRERMAIRRGDDEGKEAQTFYEVLERYNGFAAIKALPKTGRTHQIRVHLAHAGHAVLCDPLYGGRRVLTLGELKHNDDPTVLLGRTALHARRLAIAHPDDGQVREFIAPLPQDILQTQAKLQELRPAR; encoded by the coding sequence ATGCCCGATTCTGATTCACCGCTGCACGAGATCGTCATCACCGCTGAACAAGCGGGAGGGCGCGTCGACCATTATCTGGCGTCGCAGTTCGAAGGCGCCGGCGTTAGCCGCGGACAAATCCGCAAGGCGATGGACGCCGGTCGCGTGACGATCGACGGAATCGCCTGCAAGCCGGCTCACAAGTTGAGCGTCGGCGAGCGTCTGGTCTATCCGACGATCGAACCTCGGAGCGACGAGCAGGTTGGCAGCAAGGTCGCTCTCGACATTCTTTTTCAGGATGACCGAATCGCGGTCATCAACAAGCCCGCCGGTATGATCACCCATCCGGCGAAAGGGCAGTGGAAGGGAACGCTGACCGAAGCGCTGCGGGGAAACTTCGCGCAGCTCAGTTCTTCCGGCGGTCCGACGCGGCCCGGCATCGTCCATCGTCTCGACCGTGATACGAGCGGCGTGATTTTGATCGCCAAAGATGACGAGGCGCACGAGTTCCTGAAAAAGCAGTTCCAGGATCGTTCGACCGAGAAAGAATACTTTGCCATCGTGATCGGCGTTCCGGACCGCGACCGGGACATGATCAACGAACCGATCGGTCCTCATCCCAGGATCCGCGAGCGCATGGCGATTCGCCGCGGCGACGACGAGGGAAAAGAAGCGCAGACCTTCTACGAAGTGCTCGAACGCTACAACGGCTTCGCCGCCATCAAGGCGCTGCCGAAAACAGGCCGCACGCATCAAATCCGCGTTCACCTGGCTCATGCCGGACACGCCGTCCTATGCGATCCGCTTTACGGCGGCCGCCGCGTGTTGACGCTGGGAGAGCTGAAGCACAACGACGACCCGACGGTGCTACTGGGACGCACGGCGCTGCATGCACGCCGGTTGGCGATCGCGCATCCGGATGACGGCCAAGTCCGCGAGTTCATCGCGCCATTGCCGCAGGATATTCTGCAGACGCAGGCGAAGTTGCAAGAGCTTCGGCCGGCTCGCTAA
- the fbp gene encoding class 1 fructose-bisphosphatase: MITTVQQHILQEQRRFPHASGEFSWLLSAITLATKMIGAKVRSAGLTDIVGAAGDVNVQGEVQQKLDVYANEVLLHCLSTRASVGVLASEENEHPKIVGHATDDAKYAVVFDPLDGSSNIDVNVSVGTTFSIMRRPEGASCDEPEKWLLQPGTKQVAAGYVVYGSSTMLVYSVGLGAHGFTLDPSIGAFVLSHPNIKMPKQGKYYSVNEAYAPSFPPGYSDYLQMLRDGQLGHPYSSRYIGSMVSDFHRTILKGGIFLYPPTSDNPEGKLRVLYEAFPIAFLCEQAGGKASDGANRLLDMQPTSIHQRTPMVVGSQVEMELFEKMVASGEIASLA, encoded by the coding sequence ATGATCACAACGGTGCAGCAGCACATCCTTCAAGAGCAACGTCGTTTCCCTCACGCCTCCGGCGAATTCTCCTGGCTCCTTTCGGCCATCACGCTGGCGACCAAGATGATTGGCGCCAAGGTCCGTTCGGCCGGTCTAACCGACATCGTTGGCGCCGCCGGCGACGTCAACGTCCAAGGAGAAGTGCAGCAGAAGCTCGACGTTTACGCGAATGAAGTGCTGCTCCACTGTCTCAGCACGCGCGCCAGCGTCGGGGTGCTCGCCTCGGAAGAAAATGAGCATCCGAAAATCGTCGGCCATGCCACCGACGACGCCAAGTACGCGGTGGTGTTCGATCCCCTCGACGGGTCTTCGAACATCGACGTCAACGTCAGCGTCGGCACCACCTTCTCGATCATGCGTCGTCCGGAAGGCGCCAGTTGCGACGAGCCCGAAAAATGGCTGCTGCAGCCCGGTACGAAGCAAGTCGCGGCGGGCTACGTCGTCTATGGATCTTCGACGATGCTGGTCTACAGCGTCGGTCTCGGCGCCCACGGCTTCACGCTTGATCCGTCGATTGGCGCCTTCGTTTTAAGCCATCCGAACATCAAGATGCCGAAGCAGGGAAAGTATTATTCGGTCAACGAAGCGTACGCGCCGTCGTTCCCGCCGGGCTATTCCGATTACTTGCAGATGCTCCGCGACGGCCAGTTGGGACATCCCTACAGCTCGCGATATATCGGCTCGATGGTCTCCGACTTCCACCGGACGATTTTGAAGGGGGGGATCTTCCTCTACCCGCCGACGTCGGACAATCCAGAAGGCAAACTCCGCGTCCTCTACGAAGCGTTCCCCATCGCGTTCCTCTGCGAACAAGCAGGCGGCAAAGCGTCGGACGGCGCAAACCGTCTGCTCGACATGCAACCAACCAGCATCCACCAACGCACCCCGATGGTGGTCGGCAGCCAGGTGGAGATGGAGTTGTTCGAGAAGATGGTCGCCAGCGGGGAGATTGCGTCTTTGGCGTAA
- a CDS encoding GNAT family N-acetyltransferase, whose amino-acid sequence MRLVPCSFEKHGAAIQAIFNHEIAHSSALYEYVPRSTETIETWFATKAAGAWPVIGAEEEDGTLMGFTTMGPFRPQPGYKYTAEHSIYIAKNFRGRGLGGILLQEIIAQAIARDLHSLIGVIDQANLASVALHQKHGFVLSGVMREAGFKFGRWLDAGFYQLMLPTPDSPCDG is encoded by the coding sequence ATGCGACTCGTCCCCTGCTCTTTCGAGAAACATGGCGCCGCGATTCAGGCGATCTTCAATCATGAGATCGCCCATTCCTCGGCGCTGTACGAGTATGTCCCTCGTTCCACCGAGACGATCGAAACGTGGTTCGCCACGAAAGCGGCCGGCGCATGGCCGGTGATCGGCGCCGAAGAGGAGGATGGGACGCTGATGGGCTTCACGACGATGGGGCCGTTTCGTCCGCAGCCCGGCTACAAGTACACCGCCGAGCATTCGATCTACATCGCCAAGAACTTTCGCGGCCGCGGACTGGGAGGAATCCTGCTACAGGAAATCATCGCCCAGGCGATTGCCCGAGATCTCCACTCGCTGATCGGCGTAATCGATCAAGCGAACCTGGCCAGCGTCGCGCTGCATCAGAAACATGGCTTCGTCCTCAGCGGCGTCATGCGCGAAGCAGGCTTCAAATTCGGCCGCTGGCTCGACGCCGGCTTCTATCAACTAATGCTGCCGACGCCGGACTCGCCTTGCGACGGATAG
- a CDS encoding isochorismatase family protein, whose translation MILPIRRLLGSFCALALLIAPLAAGDLQMKLRFQQETAPDSGHFHQLTRDEAWKPEKTAIIVCDMWDLHHCRNAVLREQQFAPRLNAVLKQARDAGVIIIHAPSGCMEKYADHPSRKRAEQTPKAADIPTDINTWCYQIPSEEDGIYPVDQSDGGSDDDPKQHAAWAAELTAQGLNSKIPWSKQTDMLTIDPERDYISDKGDEVWSILAQKNIDNVILTGVHTNMCVLGRPFGLRQLSRNGKNVVLMRDLTDTMYNPGAWPFVNHFTGTDLIVSHIEKFVCPTVTSDQIVGGEEFAFADDKRPHVVMVMAEDEYETAQTLPQFGGDFLGRDFRVSYVYGSETDRNSIPGLEKALATADVLLISVRRRALPPEQLEALRKYVAAGKPMVGIRTASHAFGLRGKEPPEGTETWEEFDAEVWGGNYTNHYPNGMKSMIETVEANAKHPILRGVSREPFPQVGSLYQTAPLAAGTTMLLTGTVEGKPAEPVAWTFRRADSGWSFYTSLGHKEDFQNKSFQRLLLNSIYWAAGLEVPNHFDLTKPAPPQRKG comes from the coding sequence ATGATCTTGCCAATCCGACGCTTGCTCGGTTCGTTCTGTGCGCTGGCGCTGTTGATCGCTCCGCTGGCGGCCGGCGACCTGCAGATGAAACTCCGTTTTCAACAGGAAACGGCGCCCGATAGCGGACACTTTCATCAGCTGACGCGGGACGAAGCTTGGAAGCCGGAAAAGACGGCGATCATCGTCTGCGACATGTGGGATCTGCACCACTGCCGCAACGCGGTGCTGCGTGAGCAGCAGTTCGCTCCGCGGCTAAACGCCGTGCTGAAGCAGGCGCGGGACGCAGGGGTGATCATCATCCACGCGCCCAGCGGTTGTATGGAAAAGTACGCTGACCACCCATCCCGCAAACGGGCTGAACAAACGCCGAAAGCGGCCGACATTCCGACTGACATCAACACCTGGTGTTATCAGATCCCCTCCGAAGAAGACGGAATTTACCCGGTCGATCAATCGGACGGCGGCAGCGACGACGATCCGAAACAGCATGCCGCCTGGGCGGCTGAACTAACGGCGCAAGGGCTCAACTCCAAGATTCCCTGGTCGAAGCAGACCGATATGCTGACGATCGATCCCGAGCGTGATTACATCAGCGACAAAGGGGACGAAGTCTGGAGCATCCTCGCCCAGAAGAATATCGACAACGTCATCCTCACCGGCGTCCACACCAACATGTGCGTCCTCGGTCGTCCGTTTGGCCTGCGTCAGTTGTCGAGGAACGGCAAGAACGTCGTCTTGATGCGCGACTTGACCGACACGATGTACAACCCCGGCGCGTGGCCCTTCGTCAATCACTTCACCGGCACCGACCTGATCGTCTCTCACATCGAGAAGTTCGTCTGCCCGACGGTCACCAGCGATCAGATTGTCGGCGGCGAAGAATTCGCCTTCGCGGACGACAAGCGTCCGCACGTCGTCATGGTAATGGCCGAAGACGAATACGAAACGGCGCAAACCTTGCCGCAGTTTGGCGGCGACTTTCTGGGACGCGACTTCCGCGTCTCCTACGTCTACGGAAGCGAGACCGATCGCAACAGCATCCCGGGACTTGAAAAGGCGCTCGCCACCGCCGACGTGCTGCTGATCAGCGTCCGTCGTCGCGCACTTCCGCCGGAACAATTGGAAGCGCTCCGCAAGTATGTCGCCGCCGGCAAGCCGATGGTCGGCATTCGGACGGCGAGCCACGCGTTTGGTCTGCGCGGCAAAGAGCCGCCGGAAGGGACCGAGACGTGGGAAGAGTTCGACGCCGAAGTTTGGGGAGGCAACTACACCAACCATTACCCCAACGGCATGAAGTCGATGATCGAAACGGTGGAAGCCAACGCCAAGCATCCGATCTTGCGCGGCGTTTCGCGCGAGCCGTTCCCGCAAGTTGGTTCTCTCTATCAAACCGCGCCGCTGGCGGCCGGTACGACGATGCTGCTGACCGGAACGGTCGAAGGAAAGCCGGCCGAGCCGGTCGCGTGGACCTTCCGCCGCGCGGATAGCGGCTGGTCGTTCTATACGTCGCTCGGCCACAAAGAGGATTTCCAGAACAAGTCGTTTCAGCGCCTCCTGCTCAACAGCATCTACTGGGCGGCGGGCCTGGAAGTGCCGAATCACTTCGATCTGACCAAGCCGGCTCCGCCGCAGCGGAAAGGTTAG
- a CDS encoding macro domain-containing protein, whose amino-acid sequence MERSRVAASHLQLGTQRTWRTKATLAAVQAAVENLLIAAEELGSTRIALPLIGAGLGGLPADKVKQLLRDAADGSPIRLIVCEHFVAGRQPSDFDAPN is encoded by the coding sequence TTGGAAAGATCCCGCGTCGCCGCGAGTCATCTACAACTAGGAACGCAACGCACTTGGCGTACGAAAGCGACCCTGGCCGCGGTCCAAGCCGCCGTTGAAAACTTGCTGATCGCCGCAGAAGAGTTGGGCTCAACGAGAATAGCCCTGCCGCTGATTGGAGCGGGCTTGGGAGGACTTCCGGCCGACAAGGTGAAGCAACTGCTTCGGGATGCGGCGGATGGGTCGCCGATTCGCCTGATCGTCTGCGAGCACTTCGTTGCAGGCAGGCAGCCGAGTGATTTCGACGCTCCCAATTAG
- a CDS encoding macro domain-containing protein has protein sequence MSVIFCSGDIFETPTDVALSHGCNCAGAMGKGIAVEFKRRWPAMYAIYKKRCQDETFGLGDVFPWKDPASPRVIYN, from the coding sequence ATGTCGGTGATCTTTTGCTCGGGAGATATCTTCGAAACGCCAACCGATGTCGCATTGTCCCATGGCTGCAACTGCGCCGGCGCCATGGGGAAGGGAATCGCCGTCGAGTTCAAACGACGCTGGCCCGCGATGTACGCGATCTACAAAAAACGCTGTCAGGACGAAACGTTCGGCTTGGGAGACGTCTTTCCTTGGAAAGATCCCGCGTCGCCGCGAGTCATCTACAACTAG
- a CDS encoding PIG-L family deacetylase yields the protein MSKLDDYPQLDVIAVGAHPDDVEIACGGTLAKLSHQGYKVGIIDLTDGEPTPRSPGPEVRIAEAKAAAETLGVHTRVTLDLPNRRLFDNFESRVALAKEFRKYRPKLVIGFGGKTPLASPDHWQAMLITDAAIFYSRLTKWDEYFDGLPVHTISKHLYFRLVFEPMEHPEAPGSFVVDISDTLETKIRSVRCYETQFPPEKDYVFDRVRGASYHIGSLAGFQCGELFHTTRAIGTTDMMKFMFPE from the coding sequence GTGAGCAAATTAGACGACTATCCCCAATTGGACGTGATCGCCGTCGGCGCTCACCCGGACGACGTCGAAATCGCCTGCGGCGGAACTCTCGCGAAGTTATCCCACCAAGGGTACAAGGTCGGGATCATTGACCTGACCGACGGCGAACCGACGCCTCGTTCGCCGGGCCCGGAAGTGCGCATAGCCGAAGCGAAAGCGGCGGCGGAGACGCTCGGCGTTCATACCCGCGTGACGCTCGACCTGCCGAATCGCCGGCTCTTCGACAACTTTGAATCGCGGGTCGCGCTGGCGAAAGAGTTTCGCAAGTATCGCCCCAAGCTGGTAATCGGCTTTGGCGGCAAGACGCCGCTCGCTTCGCCGGACCATTGGCAAGCGATGCTGATCACCGACGCGGCGATTTTTTATTCCCGTCTGACCAAGTGGGACGAATACTTCGACGGCTTGCCGGTCCATACGATCAGCAAGCACTTGTACTTTCGGCTCGTCTTTGAGCCGATGGAACACCCCGAAGCGCCCGGCTCGTTCGTCGTCGACATCAGCGACACGCTCGAAACGAAGATCCGCAGCGTCCGCTGCTACGAGACGCAGTTCCCGCCGGAAAAAGACTACGTCTTCGATCGCGTTCGAGGCGCGTCGTATCACATCGGCTCGCTCGCCGGCTTCCAATGCGGCGAACTCTTCCACACCACGCGAGCGATCGGCACGACCGACATGATGAAGTTTATGTTTCCGGAGTAG
- the cbiE gene encoding precorrin-6y C5,15-methyltransferase (decarboxylating) subunit CbiE has product MNSAAKIQIIGIGDDGFDGLTAQATQRIGAADLIIGSPQVLAYVDSVKAEKLPVGADLNALVERVKAATGKQIVILTSGDPLFYGVARYLCDVIGKDRFEVLPHVSSMQLAFARVKESWDEAYLANLATQSLERVVQNARLAEKVGLFTTDELTPAVIAKALLAQKLDYFSAYVCEHLGSPNERVTQGELAEIAEQQFGPLNVMILVRKPGVPDRPIALVGKRLFGNPDEVFLQSKPKRGLLTSAETRSIALSQMDLGPNSIVWDVGAGSGSVSIEAAMIAAEGAVYAIEMDPEDHGVIKINAESFGVTNLTPILGKAPEAWEDLPDPDSVFIGGAGRQVHGIAEAAFARLKPGGRIVINIGSIENLHEVHDLLQRLAGEARATMINIAHSTYQLERHRFESLNPTFLITAVKPVKS; this is encoded by the coding sequence GTGAATTCAGCGGCCAAGATTCAGATTATCGGCATCGGCGACGATGGTTTTGACGGACTCACCGCTCAGGCGACGCAGCGCATCGGCGCGGCCGACCTGATCATCGGCAGCCCTCAGGTGCTGGCCTACGTCGACTCGGTCAAAGCCGAAAAGCTTCCGGTCGGCGCCGACTTGAACGCGCTCGTCGAACGAGTCAAAGCGGCCACCGGCAAGCAGATCGTCATTTTGACCAGCGGCGATCCTCTCTTCTACGGCGTCGCGCGTTACCTGTGCGATGTGATCGGCAAAGATCGCTTTGAAGTGCTGCCGCACGTCAGCAGCATGCAGTTGGCCTTCGCCCGCGTGAAAGAAAGCTGGGACGAAGCCTATCTCGCCAACCTGGCGACGCAGTCGCTGGAACGCGTCGTGCAAAACGCCCGGTTGGCCGAAAAGGTTGGCCTGTTCACCACCGACGAACTGACGCCGGCGGTGATCGCCAAGGCGCTGCTCGCCCAGAAGCTCGACTATTTCTCCGCCTACGTCTGCGAGCACCTTGGCTCGCCGAACGAGCGCGTTACGCAGGGAGAACTGGCCGAAATCGCCGAACAACAATTCGGTCCCCTCAACGTCATGATCCTCGTTCGCAAGCCAGGCGTTCCCGATCGACCGATCGCGCTGGTCGGCAAGCGTCTGTTCGGCAACCCGGACGAAGTCTTCCTGCAATCGAAGCCGAAGCGCGGTCTGCTCACTTCGGCCGAAACCCGCTCGATCGCCCTCTCGCAAATGGACCTCGGCCCGAACAGCATCGTTTGGGACGTTGGCGCCGGTAGCGGTTCGGTTTCGATCGAAGCGGCGATGATCGCCGCGGAAGGCGCCGTCTACGCGATCGAAATGGATCCGGAAGACCACGGCGTGATCAAGATCAACGCCGAGTCGTTTGGCGTGACCAACCTGACGCCGATTTTGGGGAAAGCGCCCGAAGCGTGGGAAGATCTGCCCGATCCGGACAGCGTCTTCATCGGCGGCGCCGGTCGCCAGGTGCACGGCATCGCCGAAGCGGCCTTCGCTCGTCTGAAACCGGGCGGTCGCATCGTGATCAACATCGGCAGTATCGAAAACCTGCACGAAGTTCACGACCTGCTGCAGCGTTTGGCGGGCGAAGCTCGGGCGACGATGATCAACATCGCCCACAGCACCTACCAACTGGAACGGCATCGTTTTGAGTCGCTCAATCCGACCTTCCTGATCACCGCCGTCAAACCGGTCAAGTCGTAA
- a CDS encoding phosphoglycerate dehydrogenase: MPTVAVTLPHFQVTSWPYYDVLTNAGFQVDFPDLSRSIWDNDRLVEVLANADAVICGTEPYTPSVLNRIKARVLSRTGVGYDSVDVPAATERNIAVCRTPGAVHESVVEHAIGMIFAMYRDVVKRNEMVRSGKWERKFGPRITGKTLGIIGYGVIGKEIAAKAQLLGMTAIAYDPFAASGGPAGVELVPLEEIWRRSDVVSLHAPCTPETAQIINADSLAKMKDDALLINTARGGLINEADLASAMKAGKLRGAALDVLEQEPAGQDHPLFEVENIYFSPHMGGLDEESMLAMSNMAAQNIIDLHAGRWPAECIVNGNDLNGWKW; this comes from the coding sequence ATGCCCACCGTCGCCGTCACGCTGCCCCATTTCCAGGTGACTTCCTGGCCTTACTACGACGTTTTGACCAACGCCGGCTTTCAGGTCGACTTTCCCGACTTGTCCCGTTCGATCTGGGACAATGATCGACTGGTGGAGGTGCTGGCCAACGCCGACGCGGTGATTTGCGGAACCGAGCCTTACACGCCGAGCGTATTGAACCGGATCAAAGCGCGGGTTCTATCACGAACCGGGGTTGGTTATGACTCGGTCGACGTGCCGGCCGCGACCGAGCGGAACATCGCCGTTTGTCGTACTCCCGGCGCCGTCCATGAATCGGTCGTCGAGCATGCGATCGGGATGATCTTCGCCATGTATCGCGACGTAGTGAAGCGGAACGAAATGGTCCGGTCCGGAAAGTGGGAGCGAAAGTTCGGCCCACGGATCACCGGCAAGACGCTGGGGATCATCGGTTACGGCGTCATCGGCAAAGAGATCGCGGCGAAGGCGCAGCTGCTGGGGATGACGGCCATCGCTTACGATCCCTTTGCGGCAAGCGGCGGACCGGCTGGAGTCGAACTTGTTCCACTCGAAGAGATCTGGCGCCGCAGCGATGTGGTGAGTCTGCATGCTCCTTGCACGCCGGAGACGGCGCAGATCATCAACGCCGATTCGTTGGCGAAGATGAAAGATGACGCGCTGTTGATCAACACGGCCCGCGGCGGTTTGATCAACGAAGCCGATCTCGCATCGGCGATGAAGGCAGGTAAGTTGCGGGGCGCCGCACTGGACGTCTTGGAACAAGAGCCGGCCGGCCAAGATCACCCCCTCTTTGAAGTCGAAAACATCTACTTCTCTCCGCATATGGGCGGACTCGACGAAGAGTCGATGCTCGCCATGTCGAACATGGCCGCACAAAACATCATCGACTTGCACGCAGGCCGCTGGCCGGCGGAGTGCATCGTCAACGGCAATGACTTGAATGGTTGGAAGTGGTAG